The following coding sequences are from one Humulus lupulus chromosome X, drHumLupu1.1, whole genome shotgun sequence window:
- the LOC133804111 gene encoding uncharacterized protein LOC133804111, with amino-acid sequence MVHTLGTNSSSWRVIKFDVLEDILNHNVKGMYCKGAYYWLYQTRNEGVILSFDMSAEIFCRIPIPYHEVQQKCNCNRERLRLGEWNQSVALFVATELNWDSSLYELWVLVDSVDKGFANTHWIKCLITGPLQPQYSPFEFWKDDELFLLADMNEFVSYNVYSQQIRKVHFRGKVIGHKFSTQCLKTLVSV; translated from the coding sequence ATGGTGCACACTCTAGGAACTAATTCTTCCAGCTGGAGAGTGATTAAGTTTGATGTATTAgaagatatattaaatcacaatgTCAAGGGAATGTACTGTAAAGGTGCTTACTATTGGCTTTATCAAACAAGAAATGAGGGTGTGATTCTTTCTTTTGATATGTCTGCTGAGATATTTTGTAGAATACCAATTCCTTATCACGAAGTCCAGCAAAAATGTAATTGTAATAGAGAAAGATTGAGATTGGGAGAGTGGAACCAATCGGTTGCCCTTTTCGTTGCCACTGAACTCAACTGGGACTCAAGTCTTTACGAGTTGTGGGTGTTGGTTGATAGTGTTGATAAAGGTTTTGCTAATACCCATTGGATCAAGTGTCTCATAACTGGGCCACTACAACCGCAGTATTCGCCTTTTGAATTTTGGAAGGATGATGAGCTTTTTTTGTTAGCTGATATGAATGAATTTGTATCATACAATGTTTATTCTCAACAAATTAGGAAAGTTCATTTTCGTGGAAAGGTGATTGGCCACAAATTTTCTACCCAATGTTTGAAGACTCTAGTTTCAGTCTAG
- the LOC133804110 gene encoding uncharacterized protein LOC133804110, producing the protein MGVLGENLLALPPLPETLDSDEKINTDSVDATADVPKALKPHPPPLVLENGLTHSGTSTGTDRDCSGGEEESLMLGISNCDQTPEAKRLCLNNQGAAEEINRFCLIPEHVVEQILLSLDADSLRDCKHVCKTWFHLISDPSFINKHLDLVCNRKNAKMISIIGYNIFSTVTVCEGDDGNTVDNDDYFCCVIEQVKTPLKV; encoded by the exons ATGGGTGTTTTGGGCGAAAATCTTCTTGCTCTACCCCCGTTACCTGAAACCCTAGATTCGGATGAAAAGATCAACACTGATTCGGTGGATGCTACAGCAGATGTTCCGAAAGCCTTAAAGCCTCATCCACCGCCTCTGGTTTTAGAGAACGGCCTCACTCACAGTGGTACGAGTACTGGTACTGATAGGGATTGCTCTGGTGGTGAAGAAGAGTCTCTTATGCTTGGGATTAGTAACTGTGATCAAACTCCGGAGGCCAAGCGACTCTGTCTTAATAATCAAG GTGCAGCAGAGgaaataaatagattttgcctgaTTCCAGAACATGTTGTTGAGCAAATTTTATTGAGTTTGGATGCTGACTCTTTAAGAGATTGTAAGCACGTTTGTAAGACCTGGTTTCATCTGATTAGTGACCCCTCATTCATAAACAAACACCTTGACCTTGTTTGTAATCGCAAAAATGCCAAGATGATCTCCATTATCGGGTACAATATTTTTTCAACAGTTACTGTTTGTGAGGGCGATGATGGTAACACCGTGGACAACGATGACTACTTTTGTTGTGTTATCGAACAAGTGAAAACTCCTCTGAAAGTATAA